A genomic region of Pristiophorus japonicus isolate sPriJap1 chromosome 20, sPriJap1.hap1, whole genome shotgun sequence contains the following coding sequences:
- the cdc26 gene encoding anaphase-promoting complex subunit CDC26, whose amino-acid sequence MRPGQRGLSRLDAQCDSQRIGGRMLRRKPTRLELKLDDIEEFESMKKELENRKKQQREEGEMVSSSDVDSANGARDDAKVREKINERIGYRSNPHINKPFSLFGNLH is encoded by the exons ATGCGCCCTGGCCAGCGCGGCCTGTCGAGACTGGACGCCCAGTGTGACTCCCAGCGTATCGGCGGCAGGATGCTGCGGAGGAAGCCCACCCGGCTCGAACTGAAATTGGACGACATCGAGGAATTTGAGAGCATGAAGAAGGAGCTGGAG AATCGGAAGAAGCAGCAGCGTGAGGAGGGCGAAATGGTGAGCTCCAGTGACGTGGACAGTGCTAATGGAGCAAGGGACGACGCTAAAGTCCGAGAGAAGATAAACGAGCGAATCGGATACCGATCCAATCCTCACATCAACAAACCCTTCTCCCTGTTTGGGAACCTCCACTGA